From the Pseudoalteromonas tunicata genome, one window contains:
- a CDS encoding DUF349 domain-containing protein produces the protein MIFKTLFTPKWKHPKLATRLNAVEQLDSSQSKDLQILNQLAFSDESVEVRRKALTKLNDIKIWWQAFKEEQEHSIKEMAEKQVMNAVLNQNDSLPAQCRTDYIDRCGRPQVLEKLALTDSDLALRLKLLKRLAKANLIETAFNEADEAFQLQLMDLIEQYSLLRTVKNKAQGHAAAVIADKLEAQKLAKEMPPKVEKEVQLILAKLNALREKNDYLAVKADAIALYDAWNNLELQWLATEQKETFKEKFRLLETKLEQKIASLAAAYEQEQQRIEQANEIKAQQAALNDALAQLEAKIETAMADLSHQQLEQLQQMQRNCDALLKITPNVAADVQQRYQGFAKKVALLPEVISAVAAINQQLNAYSALVVPTDQASLETVQQAFSQWQNDTKQSINALPKELVANYRKPFNALVKQWQEQVAPISQELVQLQTQCHKKLKDLKRLINQGRFNVAFGVFKGMDQLYQGLTPSYQETLQKEYQQVEEQLANAKDWQQYVGEPKREALIEELKEFVQTQCTDPKARAEQVKKFRSQWNELGKTISEQDKQNGEIFNQLVEAAFVPCREYFAEQEAIRAQNIIEREAIISKMQALHSQLESTEFDLKAVESEFNKLTKAWRSAGSVETKAFKPLLESYKVAERPITTAIRTMHRTHAEQKAELVAQAKLLVESDDVFSAANEIKELQKKWKTIGFAGNKQEPELWQRFRAYNDELFAKRDTYKSEQDERNVALTAQWLNELAQLREAFNEISQNKSQLVELQQQLATFTAQVGSDAKKVQEGITTLNQLIENAISTINSKQVSENYHALFAALEQNEAPQERWIKKVSTHLTREQLLVRIEILSQVPSATTNETLRMSEQVAMLNERMSGQELDRDQLLLLWVNQGELTDAHREQLTVLKQLYTA, from the coding sequence ATGATATTTAAAACCCTTTTTACGCCAAAGTGGAAACACCCGAAATTAGCCACGCGCTTAAATGCGGTTGAACAACTTGATTCCTCGCAAAGTAAAGATCTGCAAATTTTAAATCAACTCGCGTTTTCGGATGAATCAGTTGAAGTACGTCGTAAAGCCCTGACCAAACTTAATGATATTAAAATTTGGTGGCAAGCGTTTAAAGAAGAACAAGAGCATTCAATAAAAGAAATGGCTGAAAAACAAGTCATGAATGCGGTATTAAACCAAAATGATTCATTACCAGCACAATGTCGTACAGACTACATAGATCGTTGTGGTCGCCCACAAGTACTTGAAAAGCTAGCTTTAACAGATAGCGATTTGGCATTGCGCTTAAAATTATTAAAGCGTTTGGCCAAAGCAAACTTAATCGAAACAGCCTTTAACGAGGCCGATGAAGCATTTCAGTTGCAGCTAATGGATTTAATTGAGCAATATTCGCTATTGCGCACCGTTAAAAATAAGGCACAAGGCCACGCGGCTGCAGTAATTGCAGATAAATTAGAGGCTCAAAAACTAGCCAAAGAAATGCCACCTAAGGTAGAAAAAGAAGTTCAGCTTATTTTGGCCAAACTCAATGCATTACGTGAAAAGAATGATTATTTAGCAGTAAAAGCCGATGCAATTGCACTTTATGATGCATGGAATAATCTTGAACTGCAGTGGTTAGCAACAGAGCAAAAAGAAACCTTTAAAGAAAAATTTCGTTTACTTGAAACAAAACTAGAGCAAAAAATTGCATCACTTGCCGCAGCCTATGAGCAAGAACAGCAACGTATTGAGCAAGCAAACGAAATTAAAGCGCAGCAAGCAGCCCTTAATGATGCGCTCGCTCAGCTTGAAGCCAAGATTGAAACAGCGATGGCCGATTTGTCACACCAACAGTTAGAGCAGTTGCAGCAAATGCAACGTAACTGTGATGCGTTGTTAAAAATCACGCCGAATGTAGCTGCTGATGTGCAACAACGCTATCAAGGTTTTGCGAAGAAAGTAGCGTTATTACCGGAGGTTATTTCTGCTGTTGCGGCAATTAATCAGCAATTAAATGCTTATTCAGCGTTAGTTGTACCTACTGATCAAGCAAGTCTTGAGACTGTGCAGCAAGCGTTTAGCCAATGGCAAAACGACACTAAACAGTCAATTAATGCTTTACCAAAAGAGTTGGTAGCAAATTACCGTAAACCATTTAATGCACTTGTTAAACAATGGCAAGAGCAGGTTGCGCCGATAAGCCAAGAATTAGTGCAGCTTCAAACTCAGTGCCATAAAAAATTAAAAGATTTAAAACGCTTAATAAACCAAGGTCGTTTTAATGTCGCTTTTGGTGTCTTTAAAGGGATGGATCAACTTTATCAAGGGTTAACTCCGTCGTATCAAGAGACGTTGCAAAAAGAGTATCAGCAGGTTGAAGAGCAATTAGCAAACGCAAAAGATTGGCAACAATATGTTGGTGAACCAAAGCGTGAAGCACTGATTGAAGAGCTAAAAGAATTTGTACAAACCCAATGTACAGATCCAAAAGCCCGTGCTGAGCAAGTTAAAAAATTTCGCAGCCAATGGAATGAATTAGGCAAAACAATTTCAGAGCAAGATAAACAAAATGGTGAGATTTTTAACCAGTTGGTTGAAGCCGCATTTGTTCCTTGCCGTGAGTATTTTGCTGAGCAAGAAGCGATACGTGCGCAAAATATTATTGAGCGTGAAGCAATCATCAGCAAAATGCAGGCGCTGCACAGTCAGCTAGAAAGTACAGAATTTGACTTAAAAGCGGTTGAAAGCGAATTTAATAAGTTAACTAAAGCATGGCGCAGTGCTGGCAGTGTAGAAACAAAAGCTTTTAAACCATTGCTTGAAAGTTACAAAGTTGCTGAACGTCCAATTACGACAGCGATCCGTACTATGCACCGCACCCATGCAGAACAAAAAGCTGAGCTAGTTGCACAAGCTAAATTATTAGTTGAAAGCGATGATGTTTTCTCTGCAGCTAATGAAATTAAAGAGCTGCAAAAGAAATGGAAAACCATTGGTTTTGCAGGTAACAAACAAGAGCCTGAGTTATGGCAGCGTTTTAGAGCTTATAACGATGAGTTATTTGCCAAACGAGATACTTATAAATCAGAGCAAGACGAACGTAATGTTGCCTTAACAGCACAGTGGTTAAACGAACTTGCCCAGTTACGTGAAGCGTTTAATGAGATTTCGCAAAACAAATCTCAGTTAGTTGAATTACAACAACAACTAGCAACATTTACGGCGCAAGTTGGCTCAGATGCAAAAAAAGTACAAGAAGGGATCACCACGCTTAATCAATTAATAGAAAATGCGATTAGCACGATTAATTCTAAGCAAGTGAGTGAGAACTACCATGCTTTATTTGCAGCATTAGAGCAAAATGAAGCACCACAAGAGCGCTGGATTAAAAAGGTCAGCACACATTTAACTCGTGAGCAGTTATTGGTGCGTATCGAGATTTTATCTCAGGTGCCAAGCGCAACAACAAACGAAACATTGCGCATGAGCGAGCAAGTGGCAATGCTTAATGAGCGTATGTCGGGTCAAGAGTTAGACCGAGATCAGCTGCTCCTTTTATGGGTTAACCAAGGTGAGCTCACCGACGCCCATCGTGAGCAGCTCACAGTGTTAAAGCAGCTTTATACTGCTTAA
- a CDS encoding M14-type cytosolic carboxypeptidase encodes MKISSQFDSGNIIVNAIENPMDIQLAINKDNNSDFFQWFHFRLESTRGVKHQLHIGGLLQSAYPDGWENYQAVASYDRQTWLRLPTQYKDGVLTIECELECDHVYIAYFAPYSYERHLDLIAWAQCQESCDAEVLGQTIDQRDMTLLRIGEPSPEKKNIWVIARQHPGETMAEWFVEGLLHKLLDDEDAHAAALLNKAVFYVVPNMNPDGSVRGHLRTNAAGRNLNREWQTPCETNSPEVFYVRQKMLEVGLDMCLDIHGDEALPYNFVAGCEGIPSYDERHKDLEDSFKAALLTITPEFQDVFGYEKDEPGQANMTVASAWIGEQFKTLAYTVEMPFKDNINLPDPDYGWSDRRSYSFGQDTLAAILNVVDKL; translated from the coding sequence ATGAAAATTTCTAGTCAATTCGACTCTGGTAATATCATAGTTAACGCAATTGAAAATCCAATGGATATTCAATTGGCAATTAACAAAGATAATAATTCTGATTTTTTTCAATGGTTTCATTTTCGTTTAGAGTCTACTCGTGGTGTAAAACATCAACTTCATATTGGCGGCCTTTTGCAATCGGCTTATCCTGATGGCTGGGAAAATTACCAAGCCGTTGCGTCGTATGACCGCCAAACATGGTTACGTTTACCAACTCAATATAAAGATGGCGTATTAACCATTGAGTGTGAGTTAGAGTGCGATCATGTTTACATCGCATATTTTGCACCTTATAGCTATGAGCGCCACTTAGATTTAATTGCCTGGGCACAATGTCAAGAAAGCTGTGATGCTGAAGTCTTAGGCCAAACGATTGATCAACGTGATATGACATTATTACGTATTGGTGAGCCATCGCCAGAGAAAAAGAACATTTGGGTGATTGCACGTCAACATCCAGGCGAAACAATGGCAGAATGGTTTGTTGAAGGTTTACTTCATAAGTTATTAGATGATGAAGACGCACATGCCGCTGCATTGTTAAATAAAGCGGTATTTTATGTCGTGCCGAATATGAATCCGGATGGTTCAGTACGTGGCCATTTACGCACAAACGCAGCAGGTCGTAACTTAAATCGTGAATGGCAAACGCCATGTGAAACAAACAGCCCAGAAGTATTTTATGTTCGTCAAAAAATGCTCGAAGTGGGTTTAGACATGTGTTTAGACATTCATGGTGATGAAGCACTTCCGTATAACTTTGTGGCTGGTTGTGAAGGGATCCCAAGTTATGATGAACGTCATAAAGACTTAGAAGACAGTTTTAAAGCGGCTTTATTAACAATTACACCTGAATTTCAAGATGTGTTTGGTTATGAAAAAGATGAGCCAGGTCAAGCAAATATGACCGTTGCATCAGCATGGATTGGTGAGCAATTTAAAACCCTAGCTTATACCGTTGAAATGCCATTTAAAGATAATATCAACTTACCTGATCCAGACTACGGTTGGTCAGATCGTCGCTCATATTCATTTGGCCAAGATACCTTAGCAGCCATTTTAAATGTGGTCGATAAACTGTAA
- a CDS encoding YeaC family protein: MNIEHLVNNITPQLYERLQYGAATGKWPDGTVLEPAQREQTIQLVMLYQAKVEKSQQQFTVGADGHIVQKSKQELKSEFANNNDIARFSQNDI, translated from the coding sequence ATGAACATAGAACATTTGGTTAATAATATTACTCCGCAATTGTATGAGCGCTTACAATATGGTGCAGCAACAGGTAAATGGCCTGATGGCACGGTATTAGAACCTGCGCAGCGTGAACAAACCATTCAGTTAGTCATGCTCTATCAAGCAAAAGTTGAAAAATCCCAGCAACAATTTACCGTCGGTGCTGATGGCCACATCGTACAGAAATCAAAGCAAGAGTTAAAAAGCGAATTTGCCAATAACAATGACATAGCAAGGTTTAGTCAAAATGATATTTAA
- a CDS encoding cation-translocating P-type ATPase, producing MSDNADLLKGLSSSAAKNRLKEDGLNTLPSAKPRSLLAIAWTILSEPMFILLIACGSIYLLLGSNEDAYILLGSVVIIMAMSFVQERKSERALEALRDLSSPRALVLRDDQQVRIAGQDVVNGDLLFLAEGDRVPADAVLVASQNMTIDESLLTGESVSVRKSASHEAMSEMVQPGGDDTPCVYSGTLVVQGSGKARVLATGEKTALGRIGKALYSLKSESSHLQKETSHAVKVVALWSIILVIILALWYGFTRDDWLNGILAGLTMAMSLLPAELPLILTIFLGLGAWRIAKKKVLTRQISAIEMLGAATVLCVDKTGTLTQNKMALAQIIANHEVHNFNPLTAENHNNTADTFAEKFHETLEFSMLSSHRDPFDAMEKAILHVGLDVLAGSEHLHNTWTLIEDYPLTPELLAMSRVWQSPDSADFVIAAKGAPEAIIDLCHLSDQQTYHINSYVNRAAEQGLRVLAIAKARFKKPDLPKLQHDFDFQFIGLIALADPLRPTAKAAITECLTAGIRVVMITGDYPATALSIAAQCGLDVQNGVLTGSQIDDLNEAQLLKRLQQVNVYCRVQPEQKLRLVMALKHGKEIVAMTGDGVNDAPALKAAHIGIAMGGRGTDVARESAALVLLNDDFSALVAAIRLGRRIVDNIRKAVVFVIAAHIPIAGMSMLPVMMGWPLILLPVHIVFFELMVDPTCSVVFEAEQEESNVMQRSPRLANAKIFDKKLLMRGLQQGVILLLILLAVYLLAQWVKLPAEQARALTFSAMIIGDIWLIFINRSWSLSLYHTLKLPNRALWWVVLCALLMLALALFLPFMNRLFHFEAPPIEYLVMMITAVSGILLLVASITTQSKQDKNL from the coding sequence ATATCCGACAATGCCGATTTACTCAAAGGCCTCAGTAGTTCTGCCGCCAAAAATCGACTTAAAGAAGACGGATTAAATACCTTACCCAGCGCAAAACCACGCTCATTGCTCGCAATCGCCTGGACTATTTTAAGTGAGCCCATGTTTATATTGCTCATTGCCTGCGGCAGTATTTATTTACTGCTTGGCAGCAATGAAGATGCGTATATTTTGCTCGGCTCAGTGGTCATCATCATGGCAATGAGTTTTGTGCAAGAACGTAAAAGTGAACGGGCGCTTGAAGCTCTGCGCGACTTATCGAGCCCACGGGCGTTGGTGCTTCGTGATGATCAGCAAGTGCGTATTGCAGGCCAAGATGTTGTCAATGGCGATTTACTGTTTTTGGCAGAAGGCGACCGTGTACCGGCCGATGCAGTATTAGTTGCAAGCCAAAATATGACGATTGATGAATCTTTATTAACCGGTGAGTCGGTATCGGTTAGAAAAAGCGCCAGTCACGAAGCAATGAGTGAAATGGTACAACCCGGTGGTGACGATACGCCTTGTGTTTATTCAGGAACTTTAGTCGTGCAAGGAAGTGGTAAAGCTCGAGTGCTGGCAACAGGTGAAAAAACCGCTCTTGGCCGCATCGGAAAAGCCTTATATTCGCTCAAAAGTGAAAGCAGTCATTTACAAAAAGAGACGTCGCATGCCGTCAAAGTGGTGGCACTTTGGAGCATTATTTTAGTGATTATTTTGGCGCTTTGGTACGGCTTCACCCGTGATGACTGGTTAAATGGTATTTTGGCTGGCCTAACTATGGCCATGTCACTGCTGCCTGCTGAATTACCATTGATTTTAACTATTTTTCTGGGTCTTGGCGCTTGGCGTATTGCTAAGAAAAAAGTACTTACCCGACAGATTTCTGCAATCGAAATGTTAGGCGCAGCCACAGTGTTGTGCGTTGATAAAACTGGCACGCTTACTCAAAACAAGATGGCACTGGCGCAAATTATTGCCAATCACGAAGTCCATAATTTTAACCCCTTAACTGCTGAAAATCATAATAATACCGCTGACACTTTTGCTGAAAAATTTCATGAAACCCTCGAGTTTTCGATGCTTTCGAGCCATCGCGATCCATTTGATGCAATGGAAAAAGCTATTTTGCACGTAGGGCTTGATGTACTTGCAGGTTCAGAGCACCTACACAATACTTGGACTTTAATTGAAGATTACCCACTGACGCCTGAATTATTGGCTATGTCGCGCGTATGGCAATCACCCGATAGCGCAGATTTTGTTATTGCCGCAAAAGGAGCCCCTGAAGCCATTATTGATTTATGCCATCTGTCGGATCAACAAACTTATCACATTAACTCTTATGTTAATCGCGCCGCTGAGCAAGGTTTAAGGGTGCTGGCGATTGCAAAAGCACGCTTTAAAAAACCCGATTTACCCAAGTTGCAGCATGATTTTGATTTTCAATTTATTGGCCTGATTGCCTTAGCCGACCCGCTGCGCCCAACAGCAAAAGCAGCCATTACAGAGTGTTTAACAGCTGGTATTCGAGTGGTGATGATCACGGGTGATTACCCTGCCACCGCACTTAGCATTGCGGCCCAATGTGGCCTTGATGTTCAAAATGGGGTGCTCACAGGCTCTCAAATCGATGATTTAAATGAAGCACAGTTATTAAAACGCTTACAGCAAGTAAATGTGTATTGTCGAGTGCAACCTGAGCAAAAATTACGCTTGGTGATGGCACTAAAACATGGCAAAGAAATCGTTGCCATGACAGGCGATGGCGTTAACGATGCCCCAGCTTTAAAGGCCGCGCACATTGGTATTGCAATGGGAGGTCGCGGTACTGATGTGGCACGAGAATCTGCAGCGTTGGTATTGCTTAATGATGATTTTAGCGCGCTGGTTGCAGCTATTCGGTTAGGCCGGCGTATTGTTGATAATATTCGTAAAGCCGTGGTATTTGTCATTGCAGCGCACATTCCCATTGCTGGCATGTCGATGTTGCCAGTCATGATGGGCTGGCCACTTATTTTACTGCCAGTTCATATTGTGTTTTTTGAGCTTATGGTTGATCCAACCTGCTCTGTGGTCTTTGAAGCCGAGCAAGAGGAATCAAATGTAATGCAGCGCTCGCCACGTCTTGCTAATGCCAAAATATTTGATAAAAAGCTCTTAATGCGAGGATTACAGCAAGGAGTAATATTACTGCTGATTTTGCTTGCGGTTTATCTATTAGCCCAATGGGTGAAATTGCCTGCTGAACAAGCTCGGGCTTTGACCTTTAGTGCCATGATTATAGGTGATATTTGGTTGATTTTTATTAATCGTTCGTGGTCTTTATCTTTGTATCACACGCTAAAACTGCCCAATCGAGCTTTGTGGTGGGTTGTACTGTGTGCTTTGCTCATGCTCGCATTAGCGCTGTTTTTACCTTTTATGAATCGGTTGTTTCATTTTGAAGCCCCGCCGATTGAGTATTTGGTAATGATGATTACCGCAGTCAGTGGTATTTTATTACTGGTTGCATCAATAACCACACAATCAAAACAAGATAAAAATCTTTAA
- a CDS encoding trypsin-like serine protease yields the protein MKVLFLLSIIFFSTYSGAVVKRHDVPPENYVLDKIPEYLIDMPHEGHGVLINSQWVLTVAHTIFYDYVGKDLVVGSKAYEIESVHIHPDYSAPNKGLLKGDLAPLMRFFKSRSDIALIKLTSTVSGVEPINIYSGKSEKDKTITVYGRGATGNGLTGEDPSTKSLRVMNQFQNIIESAEGNWLAFKFDEPESALSLEGMHGSGDSGGASVIFQEGIPFLVGLSSWQLGHGDISTFKGGLYGTTAYQVRVSNYHDWILGVLGS from the coding sequence ATGAAAGTTTTATTTCTCTTATCTATTATTTTCTTTTCTACATACAGCGGTGCTGTTGTGAAGAGGCATGATGTTCCTCCTGAAAATTATGTTCTTGATAAAATACCTGAATACTTAATTGATATGCCCCATGAAGGTCATGGTGTATTAATAAATTCACAATGGGTTTTGACCGTAGCACACACTATTTTTTATGATTATGTTGGTAAAGATCTAGTAGTTGGTTCAAAAGCATATGAAATTGAAAGCGTTCATATACACCCTGATTACAGTGCACCTAATAAAGGTTTACTTAAAGGCGATTTAGCGCCTTTAATGAGATTTTTCAAATCTAGAAGTGATATAGCGTTAATCAAATTAACTTCAACTGTTAGCGGTGTAGAACCAATCAATATATATTCTGGTAAAAGTGAAAAAGACAAAACAATTACTGTTTATGGTAGGGGAGCTACTGGGAACGGATTAACTGGCGAAGATCCTAGTACTAAATCACTTCGTGTGATGAACCAGTTTCAAAATATTATTGAAAGCGCGGAAGGTAACTGGCTAGCATTTAAATTCGACGAACCAGAAAGCGCATTATCACTTGAAGGCATGCATGGTTCAGGAGATAGCGGGGGTGCTTCTGTTATCTTTCAAGAAGGTATTCCTTTTCTTGTAGGCCTATCAAGTTGGCAATTAGGGCATGGCGATATATCTACTTTTAAAGGTGGTTTGTATGGTACTACTGCTTATCAAGTTAGGGTATCAAATTACCATGACTGGATATTAGGTGTATTGGGTAGCTAA
- the ltrA gene encoding group II intron reverse transcriptase/maturase, whose amino-acid sequence MITELNAITFKSQRHPKHRFQNLYGLLREDFLYQSWGQLNKQAAAGIDGITMPAYQQQLVGNITRLSDALKHKRFRANDIKRVFIPKANGKQRPLGLPTVDDKLVQQGVSQILQSIWEADFLPNSYGYRPNKSAHQAVHSLALNLQFKGYGYIVEADIKGFFNNLDHNWLMKMLKQRIDDKAMLSLISQWLKARIKSPEGVFEYPKSGTPQGGIISPVLANIYLHYALDLWFEKKVKPRMRGRAMLIRYADDFVCAFQYANDAERFYEVLPKRLKKFNLEVAEEKTSLLRFSRFHPSRKRQFVFLGFAFYWAKDAQGKPRLRRRTGAEKHRASMSEFYQYIKVKRSNKLNTWMPQLKRKLMGYRNYFGLPDNSCSLDRLYSYVLHSLYKWLNRRSGRRSYNWSNFKKMLMYYAIERPRVSKRFIHVDWY is encoded by the coding sequence ATGATAACCGAACTAAACGCGATCACATTTAAATCACAGCGCCACCCCAAACACAGGTTTCAGAACTTATACGGATTACTAAGGGAAGATTTCCTGTATCAAAGTTGGGGTCAGCTCAATAAACAAGCAGCCGCTGGTATTGATGGCATCACCATGCCTGCTTATCAGCAGCAACTTGTTGGCAACATTACTCGACTGAGCGATGCCCTGAAGCATAAGCGCTTTCGAGCCAATGACATCAAACGTGTCTTTATTCCCAAAGCAAATGGCAAACAGAGACCGCTGGGCTTGCCCACGGTGGATGATAAATTGGTGCAACAAGGCGTGAGCCAGATATTGCAAAGTATCTGGGAAGCGGATTTTCTGCCCAATAGCTATGGCTACCGACCGAATAAAAGCGCCCATCAAGCGGTGCACAGTTTAGCGTTGAATCTTCAGTTTAAAGGATACGGTTACATTGTGGAGGCTGACATTAAAGGCTTCTTCAACAACCTTGATCACAACTGGCTGATGAAGATGCTCAAACAACGCATTGATGACAAAGCCATGCTGAGTTTAATCAGCCAATGGCTTAAAGCCCGCATAAAATCACCTGAAGGGGTATTTGAATACCCGAAAAGCGGTACGCCGCAAGGGGGGATCATTAGCCCGGTACTGGCGAACATCTACCTGCATTACGCACTCGACTTATGGTTTGAAAAGAAAGTAAAACCCCGAATGCGTGGCCGCGCGATGCTCATCCGGTACGCCGATGATTTTGTGTGTGCGTTCCAGTACGCCAACGATGCTGAGCGATTTTACGAGGTGCTGCCAAAACGACTTAAGAAATTCAATTTAGAAGTGGCAGAGGAGAAAACCTCACTGCTACGATTTAGTCGATTTCACCCGAGTCGAAAACGGCAATTTGTGTTTCTTGGTTTTGCCTTTTACTGGGCAAAAGATGCACAGGGAAAACCTCGACTCAGGCGGCGAACAGGGGCGGAAAAGCACCGCGCCAGCATGAGCGAGTTTTACCAATACATCAAAGTCAAGCGGTCAAACAAGCTCAACACTTGGATGCCGCAACTGAAACGCAAACTGATGGGATACCGAAATTACTTTGGCCTGCCAGACAACAGCTGCAGCCTTGATAGATTGTACAGTTATGTGTTGCACAGTTTATACAAATGGCTGAATAGGCGCAGTGGCAGACGCAGTTACAATTGGAGTAATTTCAAGAAGATGCTAATGTATTATGCAATTGAGCGACCAAGAGTGAGTAAGCGATTTATTCACGTAGATTGGTACTAG
- a CDS encoding alanine/glycine:cation symporter family protein translates to MQEFGNFLDNLDGLLGGAFWFPYVLLGVGLFFTIYLKFPQVRYFRHAIRIVTGKYEKKGSEGDTTHFQALATALSGTVGTGNIGGVALAISIGGPAALFWMWMTAFFGMTTKFVEVTLSHKYRVKTEDGTMAGGPMYYMDRRLNMKWLAILFAIATVISSFGTGSLPQINNIAQGMEATFGFAPMATGAVLSVLLALVILGGIKRIAAITSRVVPLMAAIYIIGALGVIFYNIENIGPSFASIFTNAFSGSAAAGGFLGASFAYAFNKGVNRGLFSNEAGQGSAPIAHASAKADEPVSEGMVSILEPFIDTIIICTLTGLVILSSGAWTEKFETQFERSSMSFLKGQYSETNETDRAALYSYLNGEKNNVELYTGHINVIEGKAVNNDFTVIHSRSVGEDIRFGLTARHVFTGTVEVVNGEIEDTAIMVKGKSLVHSAELTTIAFTRGFFGDNGKYIVSIGLLLFAFSTAIAWSYYGDRAMTYLLGSRSVMPYRVFYVAGFFWASFADTTLVWKLAAVAIVVMTLPNLLGILILHKEMKQSVDDYWIKFKKDKDEEKE, encoded by the coding sequence GTGCAAGAGTTTGGAAATTTTTTAGACAACCTTGATGGTTTGTTAGGGGGAGCTTTTTGGTTCCCGTATGTGTTATTAGGGGTAGGTTTATTTTTTACTATCTATCTTAAGTTCCCACAAGTTCGTTATTTTCGCCATGCCATCCGTATTGTAACGGGTAAATATGAGAAAAAAGGTTCTGAGGGTGATACCACGCATTTCCAAGCGCTTGCTACAGCGCTTTCTGGCACCGTCGGGACCGGTAATATCGGTGGGGTAGCGCTTGCAATTTCTATCGGTGGTCCTGCGGCGTTATTTTGGATGTGGATGACTGCTTTTTTTGGTATGACAACCAAATTTGTTGAAGTAACTTTATCTCACAAATACCGAGTTAAAACCGAAGATGGCACTATGGCGGGGGGTCCAATGTACTACATGGATCGTCGCTTAAACATGAAATGGCTAGCAATTTTATTTGCTATCGCAACCGTAATTAGCTCATTTGGTACCGGCAGCTTGCCACAAATTAATAACATTGCCCAAGGTATGGAAGCGACGTTTGGTTTTGCTCCAATGGCCACAGGCGCTGTATTATCTGTTTTACTTGCGTTAGTTATTCTTGGTGGAATTAAACGTATTGCTGCGATCACGTCACGTGTTGTGCCGCTTATGGCTGCTATTTATATCATCGGTGCTCTAGGTGTTATTTTCTACAATATCGAAAACATTGGTCCTTCATTTGCGTCTATTTTCACCAATGCGTTTTCAGGTTCTGCTGCCGCAGGTGGTTTCTTAGGGGCATCATTTGCCTATGCATTTAATAAAGGTGTTAACCGCGGTTTATTTTCAAATGAAGCGGGTCAAGGTTCTGCACCGATTGCCCATGCATCAGCAAAAGCAGACGAACCTGTATCAGAAGGTATGGTCTCTATTTTAGAACCATTTATTGATACCATTATTATTTGTACGTTAACCGGTTTGGTTATTTTGTCATCGGGTGCTTGGACTGAAAAATTCGAAACTCAATTCGAGCGTTCAAGTATGAGTTTCCTAAAAGGCCAATACTCAGAAACTAATGAAACCGATAGAGCTGCGTTATACAGCTACCTTAATGGTGAAAAAAATAATGTTGAGCTTTATACCGGCCATATTAATGTGATTGAAGGTAAAGCAGTCAATAACGACTTTACCGTAATTCATTCGCGCTCAGTAGGCGAAGACATTCGTTTTGGTTTAACGGCTCGCCATGTGTTTACCGGGACTGTTGAAGTGGTAAACGGTGAAATTGAAGACACTGCTATTATGGTAAAAGGAAAGTCTTTAGTTCATTCTGCAGAGCTTACCACCATTGCATTTACCCGAGGTTTCTTTGGTGATAATGGCAAATACATTGTTTCTATTGGTTTATTATTGTTTGCGTTTTCAACTGCAATCGCTTGGTCTTATTACGGTGATCGTGCAATGACTTATTTGCTAGGTAGCCGTTCGGTCATGCCGTATCGGGTATTTTATGTGGCAGGTTTCTTTTGGGCCTCGTTTGCAGATACAACCTTAGTCTGGAAATTAGCCGCAGTTGCGATTGTGGTGATGACACTTCCAAACTTATTAGGGATCTTAATCCTTCATAAAGAAATGAAACAGTCAGTGGATGACTATTGGATTAAGTTTAAAAAAGACAAGGACGAGGAAAAAGAGTAG
- a CDS encoding DUF3291 domain-containing protein translates to MHLAQLNIAKAKYSLEAPEIKEFVDNLEPVNNLAESSSGFIWRLKDEDGDATNIQAFSDPNIIVNMSVWDSVDALKNFMFRTHHRDFLRRKKEWFHNIPEDSYVLWWVPVGHIPTIEEAVEKLEYLRSNGDTPNAFSFKSNFSVAEYRECNA, encoded by the coding sequence ATGCATCTTGCACAATTGAATATAGCCAAAGCTAAATACTCTTTAGAGGCTCCTGAAATTAAAGAATTCGTTGATAATTTAGAACCTGTTAATAATTTAGCAGAATCAAGCAGTGGATTTATATGGCGCTTGAAGGATGAAGATGGAGATGCAACGAATATCCAAGCGTTTTCTGACCCTAATATTATCGTAAATATGTCAGTTTGGGATTCAGTAGATGCTCTGAAAAACTTTATGTTCAGAACTCATCATAGAGATTTCCTGCGTCGCAAAAAAGAGTGGTTTCATAATATTCCAGAAGATAGTTATGTTTTATGGTGGGTTCCGGTAGGTCATATTCCTACAATTGAAGAAGCTGTAGAAAAACTGGAATATTTACGAAGTAATGGTGATACACCCAATGCATTTTCTTTTAAAAGTAATTTTAGCGTAGCTGAGTATAGAGAATGTAATGCCTAA